The sequence CCTCCCAGTTGCGGGCCTGCGCGCCGGCGCTGTCGATCCCGGCGCCGTCGCCGAAGACATGCGGGTGACGCTCGATCATCTTCTCCGAGATGTGGTCGGCCACATCCTCGAAGTCGAAGGCGTCCAGCTCTTCGGCCATGCGCGCGTGGAACACGACCTGGAACAGCAGGTCGCCCAGTTCCCCTTTCAGATCCTCCATGCTGCGCCGTTCGATGGCGTCGGCGACCTCGTAGGCCTCCTCGATGGTGTAGGGCGCGATGCTCTCGAAATCCTGTTCGACGTCCCAGGGGCAGCCGCGTTCGGGATCGCGCAGCCGCGCCATGACACGCAGCAGCCGCTCCATCGGGTCCACGCCGCCCTGGCGGCCTTCGGGCTCCCGGTCCTTCATCGCTCCCTCCTTCCCGCGGCTCAGACGAGCGCCCGGTCAAGTTCGGCGATCAGGTCGTCGACGTCCTCGACCCCCACCGAGAGGCGGATCAGCGTGTCGGAAATGCCGAGCCTGGCGCGGACGTCGGCCGGTACGGAGGCGTGGGTCATGATCGCCGGATGCTCGATCAGGCTCTCGACCCCGCCCAGGCTTTCGGCCAGGGCGAATATCTCGCAGCGTTCCAGGAAACGGCGGGCGTCCGCCAGTCCGCCCTTGATGAAGGCCGTCACCATGCCGCCGAAGCCGTCCATCTGGCGCGCGGCGAGGTCATGCTGGGGGTGGCTCGGCAGGCCCGGATAGATCACCCGCTCGATGCCGGGGTGAGCCTCCAGGTGCTCGGCGATCGTCAGGGCGGAGGTGCAGTGCTGGCGCATGCGCAGCGCCAGAGTCTTCACGCCGCGCAGCGCCAGGAAGGAATCGAACGGTCCCAGCACGCCGCCCACGGCGTTCTGCAGGTAGTAGAGCCGTTCCTTGAGGTCCGGGTTCTCGCCGATCACGACGACGCCGCCGACGACGTCGGAATGGCCGTTGATGTACTTGGTGATCGAGTGAACGACGATGTCGGCGCCGAACGTCAGCGGCTGCTGGCAGTAGGGTGTGGCGAAGGTGTTGTCGCAGACCATCAGGATTCCGCGGGACCGGGCGATGTCGGCAATCGCCTTGAGGTCCACCAGCTTCAACAGCGGATTGGTGGGACTCTCGACCCAGACCATCTTCGTTTCCGGCCGGATGGCGGCCTCGAATTCGGCCGGATCGGAGAGATCGGCGAAGCTGAAAT comes from Minwuia thermotolerans and encodes:
- a CDS encoding cystathionine gamma-synthase — its product is MPELKNRRGFATRAIHAGQRPDPTTGAVMTPIYATSTYVQESPGVHKGFEYSRSQNPTRMAFEACVADLENGAHGLAFASGMAAMGTVLELLDSGDQVVAMDDLYGGSYRLFENVRKRSAGLDFSFADLSDPAEFEAAIRPETKMVWVESPTNPLLKLVDLKAIADIARSRGILMVCDNTFATPYCQQPLTFGADIVVHSITKYINGHSDVVGGVVVIGENPDLKERLYYLQNAVGGVLGPFDSFLALRGVKTLALRMRQHCTSALTIAEHLEAHPGIERVIYPGLPSHPQHDLAARQMDGFGGMVTAFIKGGLADARRFLERCEIFALAESLGGVESLIEHPAIMTHASVPADVRARLGISDTLIRLSVGVEDVDDLIAELDRALV